The Candidatus Polarisedimenticolaceae bacterium genome window below encodes:
- a CDS encoding PEP/pyruvate-binding domain-containing protein: protein MKRVVPLEEAHEEALFGAKAVGLGQAIRDGLPVPPGFALSGDIVEAVASGETRATQEVVKRVRPLGGPLAVRSSAVDEDGASASFAGQHLTLLNVRTADDVSAALNKVWWSANSDSAITYRQKIGRFTRPSVGVVVQALLDPEAAGVMFTTNPVTGDDERVIEAAWGLGEAVVAALVIPDNFRIDRQGNVLERIPGYKKIAVRRAAEGGTIEDPLPPHLVEALSLNDDHLRQLHELASRCEVIYGPGRDIEWALSDGKIFLLQCRAITKAGA from the coding sequence TTGAAGCGAGTCGTCCCCCTCGAAGAGGCCCACGAAGAGGCGCTCTTCGGCGCCAAGGCGGTGGGCTTGGGGCAGGCGATTCGCGACGGCCTTCCGGTCCCGCCCGGCTTCGCGCTCTCGGGGGACATCGTCGAAGCGGTCGCGTCGGGCGAGACGCGCGCGACGCAAGAGGTCGTCAAGAGGGTGAGACCGCTCGGCGGCCCGCTCGCCGTGCGTTCGTCGGCCGTCGACGAGGACGGCGCCTCGGCGAGCTTCGCCGGGCAACATCTCACGCTCCTGAACGTGAGGACCGCGGACGACGTGAGCGCGGCGCTCAACAAGGTGTGGTGGTCGGCCAACTCCGACTCGGCGATCACCTACCGCCAGAAGATCGGCCGCTTCACGCGCCCGAGCGTGGGCGTCGTCGTCCAGGCGCTCCTCGACCCCGAAGCCGCGGGCGTCATGTTCACGACGAACCCCGTGACGGGGGACGACGAGCGCGTGATCGAGGCCGCGTGGGGGCTCGGCGAGGCGGTCGTCGCGGCGCTCGTGATCCCCGACAACTTCCGCATCGACCGGCAGGGAAACGTCCTGGAGCGGATTCCCGGCTACAAGAAGATCGCGGTGCGGCGCGCGGCCGAGGGCGGCACGATCGAGGATCCGCTGCCTCCGCATCTCGTCGAGGCGCTCTCCTTGAACGACGACCACCTGCGGCAGCTCCACGAGCTGGCGAGCCGGTGCGAGGTCATCTACGGCCCCGGCCGGGACATCGAGTGGGCGCTCTCCGACGGGAAGATCTTCCTCCTCCAGTGCCGGGCGATCACGAAGGCCGGCGCATGA
- a CDS encoding cyclic nucleotide-binding domain-containing protein, translating to MKGAPQDVLRRVPIFADLTKGEIEQIARLFKERRFATGDIVIQEGSGGAAFYVVESGDCRCVVGGRERAIFHAGDFFGEIAMFDEGPRTATITATSDLVLWGLTFWDFRPVVEANGVIGWKLLQRMAHLLRDARTS from the coding sequence ATGAAGGGCGCGCCGCAAGACGTTCTCCGCCGCGTCCCGATCTTCGCCGACCTCACGAAGGGCGAGATCGAGCAGATCGCGCGCCTCTTCAAGGAGCGCCGCTTCGCGACAGGCGACATCGTGATCCAGGAAGGCTCCGGCGGCGCCGCCTTCTACGTCGTCGAGTCGGGCGACTGCCGTTGCGTCGTCGGCGGCAGGGAGCGCGCGATCTTCCACGCCGGCGACTTCTTCGGCGAGATCGCGATGTTCGACGAGGGGCCCCGCACCGCCACGATCACCGCGACGAGCGACCTCGTCCTCTGGGGCCTCACGTTCTGGGACTTTCGCCCCGTCGTCGAGGCGAACGGCGTCATCGGATGGAAACTGCTCCAGAGGATGGCGCACCTCTTGAGGGACGCCAGGACGAGCTGA